In the genome of Mastomys coucha isolate ucsf_1 unplaced genomic scaffold, UCSF_Mcou_1 pScaffold21, whole genome shotgun sequence, the window AATTCATTGCTAAGTCCTCAACCCTCAATATTAACAATAGCACCTCCCACAAAGTAGATGTTCAGGAAACATGCATAGAATAAATTTTGCATTCTCAAAGTGGGGAGAAGTAAATGTACCCCAAAGGGAAAAGTTCTGCTTATTAGTTttaggagtttttgtttgtttgtttgtttgtttgtttgtttgttttgtcttcttttgtttgagacagagtctgtctgCTTCTTTACCCCAACTTCTGGATTAAACCTAGGATTTTATGCATCAGGGCAATCACCCTACCTAGCTACAGTCCCAGctctagagacagggtctcacagagcccaggctagccttgaactcctgatcctccacctcccaagcactgcaGTAATAGGTTTgagctactatgcccagcaaaatgtgggggttttgtttgttttaaatatttcacttattttGTGGGAGCAAGGTGGTGTGACACAAGTGTAAAGTCAGAGAATAAGGTaccagagtcagttctctccttctatcagaTATGAGCTCTGAGGGTCAAACTCAGCTTATTGGACTTGGTTGCAAGTGCTTTCACATGATGAACCATCTCAACAACTCCCACATTTTGATACTTGACAGGTGAAATTTTCTCAGCTACGATAATGGTTTGTGACTTCCAGAAAcacatgttaaaatatatataagtaggtttttttggtttggggtttgggggggttgttttggggttttgtttgtttggttggttgtttggttggttggttggttccttagttttttgagatggggtttctctgtgtacccctggttgtcctggaactcactttgtagacaaggttTGCCTaggactcagagatccatctgcctttgccttcagcatgctggaattaaaggcatgcgctatcATGTTTGGCataggtatttttttaaatgccacatATGATAGCACACACATGTCATCTTAGCTGAAGCAGGACAATGCCACGTTCAAAGCCAGTCttggctatatagtaagttccaggactgcctCAACTAGAAGtaaaccttgtttttaaaaaaaaaaaaaaatcatgaaagatcATGGTAGTGGTACTGCCGTACAATGCCAGCACAGTGGAGACAGACACAAGAGAAACCTAAATTCAAATTCGACATAGATACATGAGTCATGGAGGGAGATGAAAACTGGAGAAAGAGCTAAGAACATTCCTTGGAAAGGCACAATAATAATATTAGGGACTGAGAAGGCAGGCTCAGTCTATACAGTGCtttcctgggtttggttcccagtgccccATAAAACAGGAGTGaggctcacctgtaatcccagaactcaagaggtagaggcaaaagGTCTAGGGAAGAAAGTCCTTTAGGAAGGAATATAATAGCGGTAACACAGTCATGGGTTGAGAGACATAggaacaaataagcaagcaagcaaataaatttagaaaataaccGTGGAAGCAGTCTTAATATACTGTAGTCTCACCCACCCTGCACCTCCCCATCTTTCAGCCAAAAGAAACTGACATCAGAAGAGACTGGACATCAGAGACAGAACATAAAATACAGTAACAAAATAGACCAGTGAGATTTTTCTTATCCTTTGTCGGTTCATTCATTCTAAAGTTAATCTACAGATCTTCATGAATGCCAGAACTAGAATCTGTGGATCTCTGTTAATTTCTGAACACCCACAGATAAGCTAGATTGCCCTAGAGTACAGCTTACGGGAACTGAATAGAATTCCATGGAGATTCTGATAAGACTCAAATTCTGATAAGTCATTGTACCACATTGCAATAATTTCATGATGGAAACGAGGCAGATAATGGTGGCTGCAATACAATCCTCCGAGGGTTCCACAGCCTAATACAAACGGGACACTCCATAAAGCCCTCTAGAGCGTAAGAGTCGAGAGAACTACAAATCCCAGAAAGGCTTGCGAGCCGAGTACACAGAAAGAGCCACCAGAAGCCGCGGGAAACATAGGGAAATGTAGTCCAGTTTCCAACGGTGGACCCTAGCATACCTCACCTGAAAGTTGCCTACTATGGAGGTACCCAGGGCACAGAGGATCCCCGACCACAGAATTAGCTGGTTTTGCCACGTTTTGACGTCCCAGTCCCGGAGTTGGTGATAACGGACAATGCAGATCCAAACAGCTAGGAAAGAGAAGTGAGCAAGAGCCTGACTCATCACAGGATCCGCTGAAGGGAGGATTTGAACCAGGAAAAGGCTGGTGTCGAAGTTAAACATAGGATAAGGGAAGAAGGGATTTAGAGGTACAGGACTTGGAGGTTTGAGGGAGACCGGCTGGGATGTGGACTCCTGAGTCTGAGGGAGAAGGGCTGGGGTATGGACTCCGGGTCtgagagagaactgggttctatacttctgggtgggaggaaggaggtCTGGGGCCTGAACCTTGGGGTCTGAGGGAAGAAGGCTCCTGGCTCTCAGGGAAACCAGCTGCTCTGAtatggggaaggaggagatggggaCCCTTTAGGCAGCTCTGGGCTGACAGTGAAAGGAAAGGTCTAGAAATACTTACCTAGAGCAGCTCCTATATTGAGGACTTGGCCGAAAATGCAGCTCTGGGGAGCATAAGAGCCACAGTTACTGCAAAAGAAGAACAGGGTCATCCTTTGGCTCCTCCCAGACAAGACCCTCTATCCCCCATCACCTCCTCAGCCATAAAAACCTGATAAAGGGGAAGCCTTTGTCGAGGTCCACAGAACCGTTAACCACAGCGATTGCAAAACTGAGACGAGAGGAATACAGGAAGTCAGTAAGGAGATCTTGTGGATAGCTTTCCTTTCTGTTCGCCAAACAAAACACTTCACTGTGTTAATGGACTTCTGGTCTCCATCCCTTGTCACAAGAAGCCATCCAAAAACCAGCTGTCCTCCCTCAGACTCAAAAATCCAGACActagccctcctccctcagacctgGAATCCAgtctccagccctcctccctcagacctaGGAATCTAGCCTTCCTTCAAAAGTCCAGACCCCAAtcttcctccctcagacccaaGCATCCTAAGGCCTCTGCTACTTACACAATCCAGATGCCAGCTATAGCCCACAGAACTAAGATGACAGGCAGCAAGGACAGGTAATTCCACATTGCTGGGCTCTGCAGTAGACGTGAAGAAGCTGGGTCTCCAAGCTGGGTCAGCAAGCACCTGGTCTTTAAGTGTGTGGTCCTGAACACAGCCCACCTGCTTCTGTGGCCCCACTGGTTGGAAGACTGATGCCGGCCTGCCCTTGCTCCAGGCTCTTTTCCCTACCTTCCTCAGACCCAATCAACTGATGTTTGTCTGTCTTCCTGGCTCTTCACTGCCAGTTCCCAAGCTCCAGTTTCCCTTAGGGTCCTCACCTTTCCAAGTTCCCTCAAAGTGGAGAGATCCACTTCCTTGATACATTTAGATCTAAGTGAAAGTACCAGGAAAGAAGGGATTTAATTCCAGGTGTGGCAAAAGAAGGCAGGTCTCCGCATTCCCGAAGAGGCAAAGTCCAGGCTGAGTGTGTATGAGATATTGGGCCTTGGGTCTAATCAGTAGTCACCTTCTGTAAGCTACCTAAACAACCACTTCCTGTCTCAGATTCGTAAAAGGGACACCCTCGCTTCAGGGAGCCCTTAACTTCCTTCCTACAGTTTTGTGGGTTCAACGTCCAAATTCCCTGGTACTTTATCCTCCACAAACTACATACAGCCCCCtagaatgcatatatacatgtcaCTTCTGGAGTCCAGCCACCATTACCTACCTGCAAATGCAGGTCTCTTTTCTGGATTCTTCTATAGCCCCTGCTGACCTGGAATTGGTGATGTTCCCCGTCCTGTCCCCTGAATAGCTGGAATTATATTCACGTACCATTAGGCTGCTTGTCCGTTCTGGATTTGTGCTTTCTGGTTCAGTCTTTTGGGTTGCTTGATGTGTGATCTTGATGATCCCACCCCacgtcctcctctcctcttcccttcccctcaccctttctttttctgttctgacAAGAGTTCCCCAAAATGGGCAGGGTGTGGGTGGGAAAGTGGTGATAAGATCCCCATCTGAAATCCCTACCCCCACAAGCAGTTCCTTAGTCtttatatctttgttttctgagacagaatcttagtacatagcctagactggcctcaaatgcGAGATCCTCCTAGCTCAGCCTTCCTGGTGCTAGGAATAGGGCcaagagagacagctcagtggataaaagttcttgttctggccaggcagtggtggcgcacgcctttaatcccagcacttgggaggcagaggcaagcagatttctgagNNNNNNNNNNNNNNNNNNNNNNNNNNNNNNNaaaaaaaaaaaaagcacttgttCTGGAAACCTGAAAATCTGGATTTGAATACCCAGCACCCACCACACAGGCATGCTTGTTTGTGCACACCACTGTTGCAacgacagagtcagagacagattCCCAAGAGCCAGCCCAGCCTAAAGGACAAGGGAGcgtgccttcagatgaagagatctgaaggagatggggagaagtTAAAGAAGCCATCTGACATCTCCCCTAGCCCTAGCTTGTATGCATGCACTCACATGGTGCTacatgcctcccccaccccaatgaAATAATAGTactgataaaaataattaatgccaagccaggcactggtggcaaaCTCCagcacagcctggtctacatggcaagttctaggacagccggggctacatggtaacagccagggctacacagagaaaccctgtctcaaaaaccaaattatAATGAATGGCCAGTAAGATGGCAATAGACAGGATACCTGTTGCCAAACTGAAGGGAGGACTTGAGTCCTGATTTTTCATCTCTGGGACACACACCATATAGAGAACTGAACTCCACACTCATGCCATGGCACAGGCAAAATGACCAAAGCAATAATTGAAAATAATCATCAAAGCCAGCTGCCATCTTCCTTTGAACCTTTGTTCCTCCCTCATGTTTGGGAGGAATCAGGAGTCTAaatcctttcccttttccccatCAGCACCcaccttctctttttctgtgtgctagcccagaactcagagatccaccttacctacctctgcctcctgagtgctggaattttaaAGACGTTGGACTACTACacctagcttttcttttttttttctttttttaaagatagcttcatgtagcccaggctggtctcaaacttaccaTGCATCGAGGATGACTGTGAATTCTCCTTGCCTCTatttccagagtgctaggatgtCAAGTGTGTACCACTAGACCTAATTCTTCAGGgctcatgcatgctaggccagTACTTTTACCAACTGTATCCAGCAtgccatttctctttttttaattttaaagcattaatttaatttaataattaattgtttaaacattatatttgtttgtttgtttatcgaAGCAGGGTCTTGCCACGTAGCCCTGTATAGCCTGGAACTTACCTCCAAATGATTTGGCTGGAtccaaattcatagagatccacttccttctgcctctgagtgctagcattaaaggtgtgtgtccctATAACCAGCTACTTAATtttgaaaggaggaaggaggcatCATTGTACCTGTGTGGCACAATGGCATGTGTGTAAAGATCAAAGGACATCCTATAGGACTTGGCTCTTTTCCAACATATGGATGATATCAGGGATTGAACTGAAGTCACCCCTACACACTAGaacaggtgcccttggaggccagaaggggctgtcagataccctggacctggaattacagctggccgtgagccacccaacatgggtgctaagaaccaaactcagatcctctgaaagagcaggaagtactcttaacttctgaaccatctctccacacACTATCTTATATCTTTATGCTGTTTGCTTGATTAGGTATATAGTCTTACATACTTGAAACTCGTCTGGGAAACTAGTTACATAATGGagcctgaccttgaattcctgatcctcctgcctccccttcccaaGTTTCCAAGTGCTGAGTTGACTATgcaccagccagtctagctttttgtattctctctctccctttctccctctctccctNNNNNNNNNNNNNNNNNNNNNNNNNNNNNNNNNNNNNNNNNNNNNNNNNNNNNNNNNNNNNNNNNNNNNNNNNNNNNNNNNNNNNNNNNNNNNNNNNNNNNNNNNNNNNNNNNNNNNNNNNNNNNNNNNNNNNNNNNNNNNNNNNNNNNNNNNNNNNNNNNNNNNNNNNNNNNNNNNNNNNNNNNNNNNNNNNNNNNNNNNNNNNNNNNNNNNNNNNNNNNNNNNNNNNNNNNNNNNNNNNNNNNNNNNNNNNNNNNNNNNNNNNNNNNNNNNNNNNNNNNNNNNNNNNNNNNNNNNNNNNNNNNNNNNNNNNNNNNNNNNNNNNNNNNNNNNNNNNNNNNNNNNNNNNNNNNNNNNNNNNNNNNNNNNNNNNNNNNNNNNNNNNNNNNNNNNNNNNNNNNNNNNNNNNNNNNNNNNNNNNNNNNNNNNNNNNNNNNNNNNNNNNNNNNNNNNNNNNNNNNNNNNNNNNNNNNNNNNNNNNNNNNNNNNNNNNNNNNNNNNNNNNNNNNNNNNNNNNNNNNNNNNNNNNNNNNNNNNNNNNNNNNNNgacaggatttctctgtgtagccctggctgtcctggaactcattctgtagaccaaccaggctggcctcgaactcagaaagccacttgcctctgctcccaagtgctgggattaaaggtgtgtgccaccactgcccagctcctttttcttttctttttttttcttttttgttttgtcttgtttttgtttcccaAGAATATCTTTAGAAAAACACTGAGGGGCTGATGAGCTAGATCAGGGAGTAGATACATTTGTTGTACAAAGCCTGGCTATCCAGCAATCTGAGTTTCCCCTGGGGCCCAGATCagtagataaagtgcttgccatataaACGTGAGAGTGTGAGTTTGGTCTCCAGACTCCaagtagaaaaaacaaaaaataaaataaaataaaaaccctgggaatactggagagatggctcaccatgTATGGAGCTGCCACCCACCTGACAACATGGGCTAGATTTTGAGGACTCACATGATAGAGgatgagaaccaactcctgccGGTTGTCGTCTGAGATATCACAAATGTGCTCTgttgcacactcacacagacaaatgaataaaacaggaacaattttaagtttgttttttgtgggggggtggtttgtttgttgttttcttgttgtttgtttgtttgtttctctgtgtagccctggctgtcctggaactcagtctgtagaccaggctggcctcaaatttagaaatccacctgcctctgcctcccaagtgctgggattaaaggcgtgcgctaccactgccgcCGGCATTTTAAGCTTTGATTTAATTGTGTTTAAATGAATTTTgtgaggctgtcctggaactcactctgtagatcagggtagcctggaattcacagagatccatctacctctgcctccctagtgctggaaataaaggtgtgtaccaccacacctggctcataaatgcaattttaaaaaacaagacaaaacaactgACTATTGAAGCtcgcctgtaatctcagtgccaGAGAATCAAAGACAGGTAGATTCCCGGTGCTCATGGGCTAACCCGGCCTAGTTTACTTACTTCATGAGTTCCAGGCAGGttacagaccctgtctcaaaaatcaaggtggCGAGTACCTGAAAAAGGACAcctgaagttgttctctggcttcacatgcacatatgcacatatgcaggaCACACCAGCACACATAAGTGCACCTCCGCCAAAACAAGAACATATAAAcacaagggggtggggagagcaagGTATAATGGCACAGTGGCCTTGGAAGAAGAGATTGCCAGAATGTATGAGAAACAGGGAAGTGGGAccagggagctcacagagacacCTTGTCAGCCACACTTAGACAGAAGGGTGAGAATTTGCAGTGTGCACAAAGGCTTCTGCAGCGTTGAGGCTACCCCAAAACCTGGCACACAGAAGTGCAATGCCCTGGTCAGGTCTGTGGGAAGCTGCCATGGAAGAAACAGTAAGACCCAAAGTTTCTCAGATGTCTTAAAGGTTTGGGGATGGTTCTAAGGGTGCTGGGGGATCTTGTGAGGTCCTTGAACCAGGCAGAGTGAAAGGAAATGATACTGAAGAATGGAGACAGGAAACAACTAATAAAGGTTGGGTGTACCAGAcatggtgacacaggcctttaatctcagccctcagcAAGCACACACAGGTgagtctctgaatttgaggctagtctagtctagataatgagttccaggccagccagaggtgCATAATGAGACCcaagggagaaagacagacacatacagacacatatacagggATAGACACAGAACTTCAGAGAgtaacagaaagacagacagacagacagaaacacagaaacagacacacacagagaaacaaacacacaaacagacacatgtagagagatagaaacacagaaagaaatagacacagagagatgcacaagcacagagaaacatagagacacagacagacacacacacagagagaataaatggCAGCTTTATTTGGTGagtgcctgtcatcccagccccagcactgaggaaacagaggcaagaggattcctacaagtttaaggctagctcaatgcgggcagtggtggcacacgcttttaatcccagcacttgggaggcagaggcaggcagatttctgagttcgaggccagcctggtctacagagtgagttccaggatagccagggctacacagagaaaccctgtctcaaaaaactaaaagcagTGGGCTAACTCAATGTATCCAGAATGTTTCAAGCCATATACAGCTATATAGTGATactgtatcaaaaaaacaaaatcacaaataaaCAGGGCTAGGGATGgagctctgttggtagagtgctggcctagcaCTCATAAAGCCCTGGTTTCAATACCAACCACAATGTTCATCAACAGATGTGGTATTGCACAACTagggagggagaagcaagaaaagcagaagttcaaggccattctcagctaTACAGGGAATCTGAGCCCATCCTGggatatgtgagaccctgtctcaagaagtgGAAGGAGCgggacaaagagagggagaggatcaTTAATATGCCTAGAGTGTCTGAcattaatattctctctctctctttctctttgtctcccctcactctctgtctcttcttgctctgtcccttctctctgtctctctctgtccctctctgtctctgtctgtcttctctctatccctctctctgtctcctctctctcaatatctctctatctctatccctgtctctctccatcactTCAGGATCTTACTATGTGGCCATGCTAGCCTCACACTTGcatccattctcctgcctcatccttccagtggctgggattgcaggcatgtaccacaccCAGGGAATGCTTCATTTCTTCACTCATTTCTTTAtgactcacacatatacacacagcccAGTGGCCCTGAGGACAGAATACTTGGAATTATTTCAAATTGCATAGATTCAGGAGATTGTAGAAGGCAGCAGTTGCACTgctagactgcttgcctagcatgaggcCCAAGGTCCCATGTGAATGCTGAAAAGTAGGATGCAAACAACTTGAGATTTCAGCTCAGAAAGGCCTAAGTTCAGAAGTCACCTCTAATGCAAAAATAGTAGGAGTGCTTATCTATGGTTGCCACAGGGAAAACCACTGATAACACAAATTAGCTAAGTAGTTCTAGAGAGTTATGTCTTGAGAAAATCTCATTAGGCTAAAGTACAGTTTGGCCCTGTTGGTTCCATCCAGAGGTTCCAGACCAGAATCCAGTTGATgacatttaaaaagttacattttcgctgggcggtggtggcgcacacctctagtcccagcacttgggaggcagaggcaggcagatttctgagttcgaggccagcctgggctacagagtgagttccaggactgctagggcgatccagagaaaccctgtctcagaaaaagaaaaaaagttacatttttgtttatggtttgtgcatgtgtgtgcatgcacgtgtgtgtgcctgtgtgcatgtatatgtgtagttgtatgtacgtgtgtgaatgcatgtgtgtgtgtgtgtgtgtgtgtgtgcttgtgaccCGCTCCCTTCCTCTCAGCCTCCCTCCCAGTCCATCTTCTGACTCATGCCTGtatcttctcccctccctttctgctTCTGACCCTTGGGGCTGCTGGTTTCAGTTGGTAAAGTAATTGTTtgaaagcctgagtttgatttcctgtgctcatgttaaaaaaataaatagggctggagagatgatccagaaactaagagcacttgctgctcttgcagaggacctgtgctCCCAGTACCTACACATTAGCTGACCGTGTCCTCTGCTCTCCTTTGaagctatgcacacacacacacacacacacacacacacacagagagagagaagctaaacgcttgtgcacataaaataaaatgaaataaaataaaatagccaagCATTGGTtagcacactttaatcccagcacccgggatgcagaggcaggtggatatctgagtttgaggccagcctggtctacagagttgatttggggtttttttgttgttgtttttgttttgttttgttttgttttttgtttgtttgtttattttggagacagggtttctctgtgtagccctggctgtcctggaacttactctcaggctggcctcaaactcagaaatctgcctgcctctgcctcccaagtgctgggattaaaggcgtgcaccaccactgccccggtGGACTACAGAgttgaattccaggatagccatgtatacacagagaaacactgtctctaataaaaaacaaaaacaaaaaacaacgaaaaacaacagaaaaaacaaacaaaacaacaataaaactttaCCTGAGCATTctcatgtctgtctctctctctcttctcctcctccaccttctttgttccctccctttgttctttccttccattctcttcATTTCTCCCCAGTTTTGGCAGTAGTAGGTAttaatctcttcctttctctctctcgtttttttaaagaattatttatttattttatatatatatgagtacactgtagtcgtgagccttcatgtagttgttaggacctctgctcgttctgctcagccccactcactctggtcaactcggCCCTGCTCGCTTTGGTCAACTTGGCTCACTCAGTCCCCACTCACTCGGGCccaaaagatttattcattattatacataagtacactgtagctgtcttcagacacaccagaagagggtgtcagatctcattacagatggttgtgagccaccatgtggttgctgggatttgaactcaggaccatttggaagagcagttggtgctcttacccgctgagccatctcaccagcccctctgtctgtctctctttttatcttttctttttattttttgagacaaagtttcctttgatccttctgccttagcacCCCCAAATTCAGGAATTATATGTAtttgctgccacacccagcttctaGACTGTCTCTTAACTTATGACAGGTTAATAGCTTTAGAGAAAGTCCAGGGATATTTTCTTTGGCTGTAACGCTCTGTCTAGCTTAGCATCTAGCCCTGTTCCTACCTTGGGGTGCAGGCATCCTCCTATTTTGGTGCCTCTCAAGACATACTTCTGCCTCTAAGCCTCTAATCAACTGCACTTTTTGCCATTCTGAATACCTCTGTACCTGCTGTTGGTCTTCAATAGCATCTGATGGGCCCTTATATATTTCCAAAACCCTGGCTTTGCAGAGGTAGTAACTGTTTCTGAGGAAAGCAGATGGCTATGTGACTTGGCTCTTGCAGAGCTGATACCCCATTGGTAATGTGGCACAGAGATTTCCCACAGGCAAATATGTGGGCTAGGAAGCAGGTGAAAGAcaaggggtgggaggaagagagaaatacagTAATTGTGTAATGGTTTCAAGCTTTCCTTAGGGACTGATAAGAATGCTTTAGAACTTGTTAGAGGTGATGGTTGTGTTACCACTGGACCGAACACTTTATTTACTCTTTTgtgacagtctcatgtagcccatttCCACATTAGTTaacaaagggaaggggaggggggaaattGGGGAAAAAATgaccccaacttgttttttgtttgtttgtttttctgtttttgttttgcttcatatttattctgtgtttgtgtgtatgtacatgtgtggacaTGCTGGGATCACTGTTTGCACATTGAGACCAGAAGAATGAATGCCTGCCTGTGGAGAACAGTTTTCATTCAATTTAATCCCTTCTCCTTAACTTCTTCTGCAGCTGATATTATTATTTCATCCTTCAACAaatctttttatatgttttttgttttgtttttttgtttgttttttggtttttctttttttttaaagatttatttctttattttatgtatatgagtactatactgtggctgtacagatggctgtgagccttcgtgtggttgttgggaattgaattttaggacctctacttgctccagtcaaccccactctggcccaaagatttattttttaattatacataagtacactggagctgtcttcagacgcaccagaagagggtgtcagatctcattacaggtggttgtgagccaccatgtggttgctgggatttgaactcaggaccttcagaagagcagtcagtgctcttacctgctgaaccatcccgCCAGCCtcctgttttttggtttttcgagacagtgtgtctctgtatagccctggctgtcctggaactcactctgtagaccaggctggcctcgaactcagaaatctgcctgcctctgcctcccaagtgctgggattaaaggtgagtgccaccactgcccagctcagcaaatctttaaaagaaagtagTATgcttatttaatgtgtgtgtgtgtgtgtgtgtgtgtgtgtgtgtgtgtgtgtgtgttgtgggggggtgggggttggctACAAGTGCCTCTACCTAGTGAGTCATCTTACTAGTTCCAGCAAATCAAATGAAGTGATAAAGATGTGTTATCCCTGCCTGGGGAGGCAGCAGCAAGAGAATCACTTCAAGGACACCTTGTGCACAATTCAGAGGACAATCCTGAGACATTATCTcaagtaaataaatggaaaaaaaatcaagcctgaCTCGACATTTATCAGGGAGGTTGGTCAGATTGTTACAGGCTGAGCTGATGAGGGACCAGATATGGATGAGGTCACAGAAGTCACGGAAACCAAACCGCTTAAGACTGGAAAGACAGGGGAGGTCAAAGAAAGATGTCCTTGTTAGAAAGTCAGATTTTAATCTAGGAATGTGTTAATTAACTAGAGCAGCCTCAGACCGAAGAAGTGCTCAGCGTCTCCCAAATTTCTGCCTTTAAGTGG includes:
- the Tmem150b gene encoding modulator of macroautophagy TMEM150B isoform X1, giving the protein MLGDPASSRLLQSPAMWNYLSLLPVILVLWAIAGIWIVKESYPQDLLTDFLYSSRLSFAIAVVNGSVDLDKGFPFISNCGSYAPQSCIFGQVLNIGAALAVWICIVRYHQLRDWDVKTWQNQLILWSGILCALGTSIVGNFQEKNQRPTHLAGAFLAFILGNLYFWLQFFLSWWMKGLPQPGPHWIRPLRLSLCSLSTILIVAMIVLHSLHMRSASAICEWAVAMLLFMLFGFFAVDFSSFRGCTLHLEPRLDSSSSQAPSGSPNIQMEKVL
- the Tmem150b gene encoding modulator of macroautophagy TMEM150B isoform X2, giving the protein MSPAMWNYLSLLPVILVLWAIAGIWIVKESYPQDLLTDFLYSSRLSFAIAVVNGSVDLDKGFPFISNCGSYAPQSCIFGQVLNIGAALAVWICIVRYHQLRDWDVKTWQNQLILWSGILCALGTSIVGNFQEKNQRPTHLAGAFLAFILGNLYFWLQFFLSWWMKGLPQPGPHWIRPLRLSLCSLSTILIVAMIVLHSLHMRSASAICEWAVAMLLFMLFGFFAVDFSSFRGCTLHLEPRLDSSSSQAPSGSPNIQMEKVL